The genomic stretch TCATCGCAGAACATCTCTTCGGCAATACGGCCGCCGAAGCAAACCTGCAAAAGTGCCATACAATATTTTTTCGTATAATGCAGACGGTCCTTTTCCGGAAGCGCGAAAGTTGCTCCGCCGTAAGGACCTCGAGGTATAATACTGACTTTATGCAGAGGGTCTGCGTCTTGCAGTATCGATTGAACAAATGCATGCCCTGCCTCGTGGTAAGCGGTAATTTTCTTGTCAGACTCATCGACAACTCTGCTTTTTCTGGCCCTTCCCCATCGGACCTTGTCCCTAGCCTCTTCTAAATCGGCCGTCTCAACATAATCTTTATCAGCCATAGTCGCCGCCAGGGCCGCTTCGTTAATAATAGCAGCCAAGTCAGCCCCGCTGAACATCGGTGTTCCGCGAGCCAATCGTTCCATGTTGGCGTCAGGAGACAATTTTACTTTCTTGGCGTGAACGCCGAGGATTTCAAGCCGGCCTTTCAAATCCGGCAGGGGCACCGAAATCTGTCTGTCGAACCTTCCGGGCCGAGTCAACGCATGGTCTAAAATATCGCCGCGATTTGTCGCTGCAATCACTATTACCTGGTCGTTCGTATCAAAGCCGTCCATCTCAACCAAAATCGCATTTAATGTTTGTTCACGTTCGTCGTGTCCTCCGCCAACATAGCCTGGGCCGCGTTTCCGGCCGATAGCATCGACCTCATCAAGAAAAATAATACAAGGTGAATTTTCTTTTGCCTGCTTGAACAGGTCGCGCACACGAGACGCCCCCACGCCTACGAACATCTCCACGAAATCGCTGCCGGATATACTGAAGAACGGCACCTCGGCCTCGCCGGCTATTGCCTTGGCAAGCAGCGTTTTCCCGCACCCGGGCGGCCCTACAAGTAAAACACCTCGAGGAATTCGGCCGCCGAGCCGTTGAAACTTCTTCGGGTTCTTCAAAAATTCGATTATCTCCGCCACTTCTTCCTTCGCTTCTTCAATGCCGGCGACATCCTTAAATGTTATCTGGACGCGGTCTTTGCTTTGTAATCGGTGCCTGCTTCGGCCAAACGACATCAGCATCCCTCCCGCACCGCTGCGTAGATTACGGGCGAACAAAAAGTAAAGAACCCCGAGCATCAAAACTATTGGGAATATCATACTCGCCAGATAACTGAGCCAGATACGCGGCGGCTCGGTATTAATCTTTATAGTACTGTTTTTTTCTAACAACTCCCCCAGCTGTTTACCCTGCACTTCCGGCTTATAATAAACCAAAAAAGCATCTTTGCCTTTGTCTCCCCTGCTGGCAACACCCTGCTTGTTGAATTTACCTACTATCTCTGTGTCTTTTATGGTAAAACTTGCGATGTAATCGCTCTTAACATAATTGGCAAATTCATCCCAGCTAATCTCTTCGACACTCTGCCACTGCTGCAGCATCATCATCGCTGTGAATATCACAACTCCGATTATCAGGTAGGTAAATGGCCCGTATTTATAACCCGATAGCGGAGGCTTTTTGCCCGGTCTCTCTTGCAGGCCTTGATTTGGCCGGGACGATTTCTTGTTTTGTTTTTTACCCATAATTTATATCTTTTTTCTATCGGTTCGACCCATAAGCTGCAATCGGCGATTTTACCATTCTTTTTCCATCAATTCTACGATTCTTTGCGCCAGCTTGTTTGCTGCAAGGGTCGCCCCATACCGAAAGCCTTGTTCCTGCCACTCGGAATAGCTTGCCGAGGCACTAATAGCCTCGTTGTCTATCAGCAATTCTCCTGTTTTTAGATTTTTCCAGTTAACTACAGCCCGCAGTTCCACTTCTTTCTCCATAGGGCGGCCGGTCTGCCGTTCCGTGCTGAGCCACAATTCGTCGATTGATACAATCTGGCCGCTTATTATGGTGTCAGCCCGGTCCCTGCTGGAGATTATCTTGTATGGTGTCTCGGTCTCGATGCGCTTTGCCAAGGCGTCGGTCAGCTCGTATTCCACTCCACGCCAAAAGCTCTTGTTGTCAAACATCTCCACGTAAACGCTGCCCACATCTTCCGGAAACAGCGATTTGTTGGAATAGCCGGTACAGCCGCAAAAACTCGCCAACGATGCGATAGTTATGCCGAAGTAAATTATAAAAACACTTTTTCGAGTTTCTCTGTGATATTCTTTTTCCATTTTTTCCCCTTTTTGGCGTCTGGTTTTTCCTCATTCATCGCCGCTTTTGCCCTATCGGCTGCAATACTTCCCGGCCAATTATCCACAACCATTTGATAATAAAGATTAGCCGACTGCTTATCGCCGATTTGTTGATAATACTTGCCCGTATTAAATTCCTTGTAAGCTAATTGCTCATCTATCTGTTTCAGTATTTTATCGGCATCGATCTCTTCGGCATCTTCGGGATACCGCAATTTGAAATTCTCGTAATAGCTCTTTGCACTAATCAGGTCAGCGCCGTTATACTTTGGCCCTTTATACGCAGCGTGCTTGCATCGAGCCATATTCAGTATCGCATCTTTACCAATTTGCCCTGTCGGCCATCGCGATGATATTTCCGACCACTTATGGTAGGCCTCGGTAAACATTCCTCTTTTTTCATAGCTTTGGGCCACCGCCACAGCAGCATTCAGCCCAATGGGTGCCCCCCCTGCCCGGTCACTAATCCTCTCCATAATTTTAATGCCCTCGTCGTATGTGCTCATGACGAACACCCCAAGCACCCTTTTCTTCTGCCCGCCTAAAAAAGCCGTAGCTATGGCAAACTGTCTGTCCAGAGCTGCTGTGTAAAATCCGCTTGTGGGAAATTCCACCAAAAACTTATCATAGGTCCTCGCCGCTTTGGTGAGTTTCCCTTCAGAATACAGCATCTCAGCCTTCATAAAGGCATCCAAATCAGGCCCCGCAATTTCCGGAAAGTCTTTTTTAAGTTTATCTATTGCCTGCCCGGCTGCCCTGGTTTGGCCCGTATTGACTAACTTTTTTATTTCAGCCACAGCCAGCAGATATTTATCTCCAGCTGATACGGCTTTCCACTGTCCCTCTTCGCCCAAACGCCACGTTTCCGCCGAGAACACCGGCAAAGCAAATAG from Phycisphaerae bacterium encodes the following:
- the ftsH gene encoding ATP-dependent zinc metalloprotease FtsH gives rise to the protein MGKKQNKKSSRPNQGLQERPGKKPPLSGYKYGPFTYLIIGVVIFTAMMMLQQWQSVEEISWDEFANYVKSDYIASFTIKDTEIVGKFNKQGVASRGDKGKDAFLVYYKPEVQGKQLGELLEKNSTIKINTEPPRIWLSYLASMIFPIVLMLGVLYFLFARNLRSGAGGMLMSFGRSRHRLQSKDRVQITFKDVAGIEEAKEEVAEIIEFLKNPKKFQRLGGRIPRGVLLVGPPGCGKTLLAKAIAGEAEVPFFSISGSDFVEMFVGVGASRVRDLFKQAKENSPCIIFLDEVDAIGRKRGPGYVGGGHDEREQTLNAILVEMDGFDTNDQVIVIAATNRGDILDHALTRPGRFDRQISVPLPDLKGRLEILGVHAKKVKLSPDANMERLARGTPMFSGADLAAIINEAALAATMADKDYVETADLEEARDKVRWGRARKSRVVDESDKKITAYHEAGHAFVQSILQDADPLHKVSIIPRGPYGGATFALPEKDRLHYTKKYCMALLQVCFGGRIAEEMFCDDISSGAQADIQQATIIARQMILTWGMSEKLGPISYESDSGLKDMAYLIPSEREYSEKTAEEIDGEVKRLIDHAYKKSKELIEVNKDKLEKIAKALLKYETLDADDVKLILAGGELDKPTVSDLLAAEGAKNKPPDSEQKGQ
- a CDS encoding LptE family protein, with amino-acid sequence MEKEYHRETRKSVFIIYFGITIASLASFCGCTGYSNKSLFPEDVGSVYVEMFDNKSFWRGVEYELTDALAKRIETETPYKIISSRDRADTIISGQIVSIDELWLSTERQTGRPMEKEVELRAVVNWKNLKTGELLIDNEAISASASYSEWQEQGFRYGATLAANKLAQRIVELMEKEW
- a CDS encoding tetratricopeptide repeat protein, giving the protein MRKYKRLFVTLAAVTGLFALPVFSAETWRLGEEGQWKAVSAGDKYLLAVAEIKKLVNTGQTRAAGQAIDKLKKDFPEIAGPDLDAFMKAEMLYSEGKLTKAARTYDKFLVEFPTSGFYTAALDRQFAIATAFLGGQKKRVLGVFVMSTYDEGIKIMERISDRAGGAPIGLNAAVAVAQSYEKRGMFTEAYHKWSEISSRWPTGQIGKDAILNMARCKHAAYKGPKYNGADLISAKSYYENFKLRYPEDAEEIDADKILKQIDEQLAYKEFNTGKYYQQIGDKQSANLYYQMVVDNWPGSIAADRAKAAMNEEKPDAKKGKKWKKNITEKLEKVFL